The Gloeomargarita lithophora Alchichica-D10 genomic sequence CACCTCGGTGAGATTGGCATCCCGCAGACGAGCCAGTTTCAACACCGCATCCCCCAGATTGGCACTGCTCAGGTCGCATTCACTCAGGTAGGCACGGGTCAAATTGGCACCCCGCAGGTACGCCCGCCGCAGGTCAGCCCCCCGCAGTTGNNNNNNNNNNNNNNNNNNNNNNNNNNNNNNNNNNNNNNNNNNNNNNNNNNNNNNNNNNNNNNNNNNNNNNNNNNNNNNNNNNNNNNNNNNNNNNNNNNNNNNNNNNNNNNNNNNNNNNNNNNNNNNNNNNNNNNNNNNNNNNNNNNNNNNNNNNNNNNNNNNNNNNNNNNNNNNNNNNNNNNNNNNNNNNNNNNNNNNNNNNNNNNNNNNNNNNNNNNNNNNNNNNNNNNNNNNNNNNNNNNNNNNNNNNNN encodes the following:
- a CDS encoding pentapeptide repeat-containing protein gives rise to the protein QLRGADLRRAYLRGANLTRAYLSECDLSSANLGDAVLKLARLRDANLTEVRWRGADLTEADLRGAKLTGVDLQQVLLDGALLP